In Primulina eburnea isolate SZY01 chromosome 3, ASM2296580v1, whole genome shotgun sequence, one DNA window encodes the following:
- the LOC140825593 gene encoding uncharacterized protein: protein MDGRKKSGSSFTSDLFGSKDSDVAASSSGIFGSIFAQPAKTTGNDSLCTPEKEKKHDPGSQSWTSKTAVSVTLGNAVNGEGNFQRPEGKDTSSFYPVENVHPCHYSSSIYYGGQDIYSRPQTAQSTVFTTFNKDGGEDDSDGASRGNWWQGSLYY from the exons ATGGACGGACGGAAGAAATCGGGTTCTTCATTCACCTCTGACCTTTTCGGGTCCAAGGATTCTGATGTTGCCGCTTCATCTTCTGGGATTTTCGGGTCCATTTTTGCGCAACCCGCTAAG ACAACAGGCAATGATTCTCTGTGCACGCCAGAGAAAGAGAAGAAGCATGATCCTGGAAGTCAGAGTTGGACTAGCAAGACTGCTGTTTCAG TGACGCTTGGTAATGCTGTAAATGGTGAAGGCAACTTCCAGAGGCCGGAAGGCAAGGATACAAGTTCGTTTTATCCGGTGGAAAATGTGCATCCTTGTCATTATAGCTCGTCGATTTACTATGGTGGCCAAGACATTTATTCTCGACCTCAGACTGCCCAGAGCACTGTGTTCACCACC TTCAATAAAGATGGAGGAGAAGATGACTCAGATGGTGCTTCAAGAGGAAACTGGTGGCAGG GTTCTCTTTATTACTAG